One part of the Nitrospinota bacterium genome encodes these proteins:
- a CDS encoding ORF6N domain-containing protein, with product MADNKISFLPSERIDQSILIVRGHKAILDKDLAELYGVTTGNLNKAVSRNLDRFPADFMIQLTLEEFDDLKFHFGRSSWGGTRKPPRAFTEQGVAMLSSVLKSKKAAYVNIEIMRAFVRLRQILASNADLDRKLANLEKKYDAQFKVVFDAIRQLMNPALPARPKIGFKRGMEGQ from the coding sequence ATGGCGGATAATAAAATATCTTTCCTGCCTTCGGAGAGGATAGACCAGTCGATATTGATTGTTCGGGGCCATAAAGCCATCCTCGACAAGGACCTTGCCGAGCTTTACGGCGTCACTACAGGAAACCTGAACAAGGCGGTCAGCCGCAATCTTGACCGTTTTCCCGCCGATTTCATGATTCAGCTTACCTTGGAAGAATTCGATGACTTGAAATTCCATTTTGGAAGATCAAGTTGGGGCGGAACCAGGAAGCCGCCAAGGGCTTTTACGGAACAGGGAGTGGCGATGCTGTCGAGCGTCCTGAAAAGCAAGAAGGCGGCGTATGTGAATATAGAGATCATGCGCGCCTTTGTTAGATTACGGCAGATTCTGGCTTCTAACGCTGATTTGGACCGGAAACTTGCCAACCTTGAAAAGAAATACGACGCGCAATTCAAAGTGGTATTCGACGCAATACGCCAATTGATGAATCCAGCCCTCCCGGCCCGCCCAAAGATCGGATTCAAGCGGGGGATGGAAGGGCAATAG
- a CDS encoding response regulator, producing MKTLIVDDELFGRIGRIMMRKLLCDTGACDMAVNGIEAMEAFRMAWEENSPYDLVCLDLMMPGMDGHETLKALRAYEEQRGIFGEKRAKVIIISAKEDSKSVLSSFREGCEGYLVKPITKNAVDAQLKELGLKD from the coding sequence ATGAAGACCCTGATTGTTGACGACGAGCTGTTCGGGCGCATCGGGCGCATAATGATGCGCAAACTGCTGTGCGACACCGGAGCATGCGACATGGCGGTGAACGGCATCGAGGCGATGGAAGCGTTCCGCATGGCGTGGGAGGAGAACAGCCCGTATGACCTGGTGTGCCTGGACCTGATGATGCCTGGCATGGACGGGCATGAGACATTAAAGGCCCTGCGCGCATACGAGGAACAGCGCGGCATATTCGGGGAAAAAAGGGCCAAGGTGATAATAATCTCCGCCAAGGAAGACTCCAAAAGCGTGCTCAGTTCCTTCCGGGAAGGATGCGAAGGCTATCTGGTGAAGCCGATAACGAAAAACGCCGTGGACGCCCAGCTAAAAGAACTTGGATTAAAGGATTAA
- a CDS encoding (2Fe-2S)-binding protein, translating to MRERNEIIEGLKAVCQCKGIKKARFKQIISGGAKGLADVQKQSGAGSGSCGGKRCEPKILEMLADAQQALNNAIKNR from the coding sequence ATGCGGGAACGAAACGAAATAATAGAAGGGCTAAAGGCCGTCTGCCAGTGCAAGGGGATCAAGAAGGCCCGGTTTAAGCAGATAATATCCGGCGGGGCCAAGGGCCTGGCCGATGTGCAGAAGCAGAGCGGCGCCGGAAGCGGCTCGTGCGGCGGAAAGCGATGCGAGCCGAAGATATTGGAAATGCTCGCCGATGCGCAACAGGCGTTGAACAACGCCATTAAAAACAGGTAA
- a CDS encoding RNA polymerase sigma factor, which yields MADHADEKFRRHFEPLFGQMLASAWRLTGSKEDAEDLIQETFLKAYRHADRFDPAQSAGAWLFTIMKNTFLNNLRGRREVVPFDAALMERLADEGADRPGDYEGDWLGVMLNALPPDMRAILVAREVNGLSYEQIAQAMEIPSGTVKSRISRAREALKELWLKNAGELGA from the coding sequence ATGGCAGACCACGCTGACGAAAAGTTCCGCCGCCATTTTGAGCCTCTTTTCGGGCAGATGCTCGCCTCGGCGTGGCGGCTGACCGGGTCCAAAGAAGACGCCGAGGACCTGATACAGGAAACATTCCTGAAGGCATACCGCCACGCGGACAGGTTCGACCCGGCCCAGAGCGCCGGGGCTTGGCTTTTCACCATCATGAAGAACACATTCCTCAACAATTTGCGCGGGCGCAGGGAAGTTGTCCCGTTCGACGCGGCCTTGATGGAGCGGCTGGCCGACGAAGGGGCGGACCGGCCCGGCGATTACGAAGGGGACTGGCTTGGAGTCATGCTCAACGCCCTGCCGCCGGACATGCGGGCCATACTTGTGGCAAGGGAGGTCAACGGCCTTTCATACGAGCAGATCGCGCAGGCCATGGAGATTCCATCCGGCACGGTGAAAAGCAGGATAAGCCGGGCGCGGGAGGCGCTAAAGGAACTATGGCTGAAGAACGCCGGGGAATTGGGAGCGTGA